The following proteins come from a genomic window of Corynebacterium sp. P4-C1:
- a CDS encoding DUF3592 domain-containing protein has product MAPTVRRRLHQLIIVLYACAILGSVAMVAGPAYNDFTISRDPGRGIATVTGVGLTRTSVDYQDESGEFHSPQRGLLYPSGLGDGQQVWVTYAKSNPEIVKVEGRGWTLAIVPALSVGAVATLIAAAAWLGVSALGKKSRTPGGKFTSRSRESKD; this is encoded by the coding sequence GTGGCTCCGACTGTCCGCCGACGCCTCCACCAGCTCATCATCGTGCTTTACGCGTGCGCGATACTGGGCAGCGTGGCCATGGTCGCGGGGCCGGCGTACAACGACTTCACCATCTCGCGCGACCCCGGACGCGGCATCGCCACCGTCACCGGTGTGGGGTTGACGCGCACCTCCGTCGATTACCAGGACGAGTCCGGCGAATTCCACTCCCCGCAGCGCGGCCTGCTCTACCCCTCGGGACTCGGCGACGGGCAGCAGGTGTGGGTGACCTACGCGAAGAGCAACCCGGAGATCGTCAAAGTGGAGGGGCGCGGCTGGACGCTCGCTATCGTTCCCGCGCTGTCCGTCGGCGCGGTGGCCACCCTCATCGCGGCGGCCGCCTGGCTGGGGGTCAGCGCTTTAGGTAAGAAGTCCCGGACACCGGGCGGAAAGTTCACCTCTCGTTCCCGTGAAAGCAAGGACTAA
- the menD gene encoding 2-succinyl-5-enolpyruvyl-6-hydroxy-3-cyclohexene-1-carboxylic-acid synthase, whose amino-acid sequence MPDSRMESPENPASDSMQLAAHVAEVVAEHVTDVVLCPGSRNSPLAYALLARRDITVHVRIDERAAAFTALGIARVQRRHVGVVMTSGTAVANTFPAVIEAHMSHTPLAVISADRPERLVGTGASQTIWQQGIFGRYAATQQVTQVGDAVSFDADQVHINVAFDTPLVPEALPEPVGSPRRVGPGRLRLAEGRGHRATDTGPAGAVDHGVVDVDLTRNTLVIAGDEAWEVPGLEHVPTIAEPTAPTPFHQVHPLAARFFAQDEVAVSHDGGDFAASTKPEQVIVVGHPTLHRDVMALMADSTIEVIGITRTGTVTGHPDRVGSRVNATGQPTDTWLKICEAAGDVGAETVRKALEDDTFGFTGLHAAAAVCDSLGMGDTLVLGSSNPVRDASLVGMPFDGVSTYSARGVAGIDGTLSQATGIALATQALHPDEIRAPRTVALVGDLTFLHDAGGLLIGPDQPTPGNLTIVVANDNGGGIFETLEVGAPELRGSFERAFGTPHDADIEALAAGYGAAYRRGTGIGELTEALYEGVDKPAPVTVIEAVTTRTTRRALSERLKK is encoded by the coding sequence ATGCCGGATAGCCGCATGGAGAGCCCAGAGAACCCGGCGAGCGATTCAATGCAGCTGGCCGCCCATGTGGCCGAGGTGGTCGCGGAGCACGTCACGGATGTCGTGCTGTGCCCGGGTTCGCGCAATTCGCCGCTGGCGTACGCGCTGCTCGCCCGCCGCGACATCACGGTGCACGTGCGTATCGACGAACGCGCGGCCGCCTTCACCGCCCTCGGCATCGCACGCGTGCAGCGCCGCCATGTCGGCGTGGTCATGACGTCCGGGACTGCTGTGGCGAACACGTTCCCGGCTGTGATCGAGGCACACATGTCCCACACGCCGCTGGCAGTGATCAGCGCGGACCGGCCCGAGCGTCTCGTGGGCACCGGGGCCTCCCAGACGATCTGGCAGCAGGGCATCTTCGGCCGCTACGCCGCCACCCAGCAGGTCACGCAGGTCGGCGACGCGGTGAGCTTCGATGCCGACCAGGTGCACATCAATGTCGCCTTCGACACACCGCTCGTGCCCGAGGCGCTCCCGGAACCCGTGGGCAGCCCGCGCCGAGTGGGGCCGGGCCGCCTGCGTCTGGCAGAGGGGCGGGGGCATCGTGCCACCGACACTGGTCCGGCAGGTGCTGTCGACCATGGCGTGGTGGATGTGGACTTGACTAGGAACACCCTCGTCATCGCCGGCGACGAGGCGTGGGAGGTGCCCGGACTCGAGCATGTGCCCACCATCGCCGAGCCGACAGCGCCGACGCCGTTCCACCAGGTCCACCCGCTGGCCGCCCGCTTCTTCGCCCAGGACGAGGTGGCGGTCAGCCACGACGGCGGCGACTTCGCAGCGTCCACGAAGCCGGAGCAGGTGATAGTGGTCGGCCACCCGACTCTTCACCGCGACGTGATGGCGTTGATGGCTGACAGCACGATCGAGGTCATCGGCATCACCCGCACCGGGACGGTCACGGGCCACCCGGACCGCGTGGGCAGCCGCGTCAACGCCACCGGGCAGCCCACCGACACGTGGTTGAAGATCTGCGAGGCCGCCGGGGATGTCGGCGCGGAAACTGTCCGTAAGGCGCTCGAGGACGACACGTTCGGCTTCACCGGCCTGCACGCCGCTGCGGCGGTGTGCGATTCGCTTGGGATGGGGGACACTCTGGTCCTCGGTTCGTCGAACCCGGTGCGCGACGCGAGCCTGGTGGGCATGCCTTTCGACGGTGTGAGCACCTACTCGGCCCGCGGCGTCGCCGGCATTGACGGCACGTTGTCGCAGGCCACAGGCATCGCCTTGGCGACGCAGGCGCTGCACCCGGACGAGATCCGTGCCCCGCGCACCGTGGCGCTCGTGGGCGACCTGACCTTCCTGCACGACGCGGGCGGGCTGCTCATCGGTCCGGACCAGCCGACCCCCGGCAACCTCACCATCGTGGTGGCCAACGACAACGGCGGCGGTATCTTCGAAACACTCGAAGTCGGGGCGCCAGAGCTCCGCGGCAGTTTCGAGCGGGCCTTCGGCACGCCGCACGACGCGGATATCGAGGCCCTCGCCGCAGGCTACGGTGCTGCCTACCGCAGGGGCACTGGGATCGGTGAGTTGACGGAGGCGCTGTACGAGGGCGTCGATAAGCCTGCTCCCGTCACCGTGATTGAGGCCGTGACCACGCGCACTACCCGCCGGGCGCTGTCCGAGCGGCTGAAGAAGTAG